Part of the Engraulis encrasicolus isolate BLACKSEA-1 chromosome 1, IST_EnEncr_1.0, whole genome shotgun sequence genome, GGGCAGTGGGGATCTCGGTCTTATCCTGCTGAAACTTAGACGGCCATTTTGTGTCCCAAAGACCCTCGTTGACCTCTGGCGCCTGCTGCTGCACATGCACTGCACTCTGTGGCATCTGGTCCTGTGGCTGTTGAGCGAACGGACCCATGAGCTGATCAAAGGGTGAGCCCAGCAAACCAAGCTGAGCTGGAGAAGGGCTCGGCTGTGAATCAGCAGACCCTTTTATATTCTCAGAGAAATCTTGCTTCTGTGGTACAGACACTGGTGATACAAACTGTGGCAATGGAGGGGCCTGGGATCCACTCTGGGCAACCGGGGTGTAGAAAGGTGTAGGTTGTTTTGGGACCTGCACAGCTTCAGGGATCTTTTGGGGCTGAGATACTCCCTTTGCATTTTGGGATGGGTGAGAGTATTGAACTCTGAATGGTTCCATGTGAATGCCAGGGAAGGGAGGAAACTTGGCAACCTCGGTTTTGGCTGGGGCCTGGGTAACAATTGGGGATGGATTAAGCTGAAAATCAGGGAACCCCTTTGGTGGTTGGGTGAGCTGACCCTTGGTTGGCTGATGAAATTTGGATGGTTCCTGGTGAATTTCAATTTGGGAATGCTGTGCAAGCTGCCCTTTGGGTGGATACTGGGGAACAGTCTGTGTTTGAGAATAAAAATCAGGGAACTGCTGAGCCTGGACATGTCCAGGCTGTTGCTGTTCTGGAACTTGTGGTACCTGAACTTTAGATGGTTCCTGGTGAACCTGGGTAACTTGACTTTGGGACTGCTGTGGAAGCTGCCCTTTGGGTGGATACTGGGGAACAGTCTGTGTTTGAGAATAAAAATCAGGGAACTGCTGAGCCTGGACATGTCCAGTCTGTTGCTGTTCTGGAACTTGTGGTACCTGAACTTTAGATGGTTCCTGGTGAACCTGGGTAACTTGACTTTGGGACTGCTGTGGAAGCTGCCCTTTGGGTGGATACTGGGGAACAGTCTGTGTTTGAGAATAACTAAGATGAAACTCAGGGGTCTGCCCAAACTCTTGCCTCTGGTGGGCCTGTCCAGTTTGGTGTTGCAATAGCAGTCCACTGTGTGGTTTCTGAGATACTTGAACTTGGGATTGCTGTGCAAACTGCCCTTTGGATGGTTCCTGGGGAACAGTCTGGGTTTGAGAGGGACTAGGCAAAGAATAAGGGAACATCTGGACCTGTCCTGTCTGTTGCTGTTGTAGAACATGTGGTACCTGAGCTTGGGGATGTTGAGTGGCTTGAATACTGGTTGGTTGCTGTGAGATCTGAGATGTGAGCCTTTCCTGGATAGAAGCCGCAGCCTGAAGAGTACTAGGCAAAAACATAGACATCCCATTTCCACTCTGAGAGTTTACCTGCTGTAGAGCCTGGGATACCTGTGGCACTTTGGCTTGGGGCTGTTTAGTGTCTTTAGTATAGGCCGGTTGCTGTGAGACTTGTTGAGGAGTTTGAGCCATATGCTGGGGCAGTAGGGCCTGAGCTGAGCTATGAGCTGTAGATGGCTCATGAGACACAGCAGCATGGGGGGAACGCTGTTGAAAATGAGACAGCCATTTTGTATACCGAGAGTACAGCTGCTCTACAACTGGAGATGTATGGGCAGCTTGAGTATTGACTGGATGTGGGAGCTGATCCTCATTACTGGGTGAGTATCCAGTCACTCCTTGTGCTCCTAAAGTGCTGGTTGCTTGCTGAGCAATCATTCCAGTGCCTGGCACCTGAGCAACCTGTCCGGAGCCTGGCTTTCCGGCGCCTGGCTTAAACTGAGAGAACCATTTTGTAACCCGAGAGCCTATGTTCTCTTCAACTGGGAATCCTGGCTTCCATGGAGGGCTAACTGGCTGTTGACCCTTACCAGCATCAGGCTTCTGAGGTGCTGGGATGTCTGGGGTTTTAGGACTGACAACTGAAAACAGTGTCTGCTCAACGGGTGGTTGTTTGGGTATCTGAGATGCAAGGGTGTTTTGGGGCACCGTCAATGTTTGAGGGCCAAAAGATGGAATGTCAAAAACTAGTTTTTGCTCTTCGGCATCTCCCTTCACCTGGGTCCGTTGTGGGTCCTGCTCAGACACTGCTGGCTTCACCAGTGGCTGCTGTGAAGAACCCCCTGCATGCTTGCTAATGGATTGAGAGACAAGTTGAAGTGAAGGATGCCAGGGAGACTGAGCCACAGACGGTGGTACCTGCTGTTGTGAAGACTGTGTAAAAGCATGCTGTAACTTCTGGGGAGACTGGTTTTCAGTCTGTGGCACATACTGGGCAGAGTGGGCGGAAGCTGGTGTCTGCTGGTGAGACGGCGTCAGGGTGTGCGCTGTGTGCTGTGTAGACTGGACCATACCCTGTAATACCTGCTGGAGAGAGTGGGTGAAGCCCTGTGATGAATGTTGTTGGGGAGACTGGGCCACAGACTGTGCTGCCTGCTGGTGAGACTGAGCAACAGCCTGTGGCATCTGTTGTTGCAGAGACTGAGCAAAAGCCTGTGTTATCTGCTGGGGAGACTGGGCTAAGATCTGTGGTAGCTTATGTTGTGGGGTCTGTTGTTGGTGGGGCATCGTTGGGGCTTCAACCTGCATAAAAGTTGGCAAGACATTCGAAACAAACATGGGCGGTGGCTGCGGAGGGCTCTGGTTGGCTGGGAATGGTAGTGTGGTTCCATCCTGAGGAACAGATGAAGAAATCAGAGACTGGGATGCTGCTGGGATATTTGGAGGGGGTGGAGCTGGCACTGATGGCTTGTATGTGGGAACTTCTGAAAATGGGGGTACTGGTAGTGTTTCATCAGAGATGGGTTCCAGGAGGGATTGAGGTAAACGCAAACTGCGGTACTGTTTCTCCTCGAGTGGAAACTGGTTAGCGGGCTCTGAAGAAGGCTGAGGGTCTTTGGGAAGTAAACTGCGGTACTGTTTCTGCTCAAGTGGAAACTGGTCAGCAAGCTCTGGTGAAGGCTCCAAGTCCTTGGATGGTAAACTGCGGTACTGTTTCTCCTCGAGTGGAAACTGGTCAGCAAGCTCTGGTGAAGGCTCCAAGTCCTTGGATGGTAAACTGCGGTACTGTTTCTCCTCGAGTGGAAACTGGTCAGCAAGCTCTGGAGAAGGCTGAGGGTCTTTGGGAGGTAAACTGCGGTACCGTTTCTCCTCAGGTGGAAACTGGTCGGCGGGCTCTGGAGATGGTTGTGGGTCTTTGACTGCTGGCGGGCCATCAGCAGCAGGTCCAGATGGACAAGACAGACTCATGTCCCTGTCCTCAGACTGGAGATGCAAGGTGTGGAGACCATTctagaaaacaaacaagcaatgaTAATTTAGCCATTAACTCTTTGAGGAGTAGGGATGTTTCCCCAAATCTTCTAGATTCTACCGCTCCCATAGAACTGGGTTCTGTGACATCACgagaatcttttttttctcctgctgaaATTCTGATCACGTATGTGTGATTGTACACGTGATGGCAACTTTATGCACTTGAATACTTACTGCAGAACTGCCAGAGCACCACACAAAATACTGGAGGGATAATCTCAAAATTCACTGCCATTGTTTGACTACCTTGCATCTCAACCTCATTGATCCATGAAAGGTTTTACGTTTGCCCTTAGCGCTTGTGTAAATATTAcactgtttgtgtgcatatgt contains:
- the LOC134449403 gene encoding protein piccolo-like is translated as MKRQLWDGAEVVCLSLILLGVFPRCSLQSVGDSLTSFPDLDVGQRRDGEVGDEIGFGDQVDGPSRQTRSTAGSKTHAQTEAAYQQYRAKMQSGNFPPADPDVLCGDNAINVKIGLEDSESLYAFASDGVPLSFSDLPPDCKTDVLRMPDALVLIAQYDGCFVQAQGSAYVLRLRWYGEPIEAVCPRGEDPLIICYQHSMQVLLYGEKLEETVSANVNGWWSPLGQVSAQCRFGLGRSPGMLSLSAAFHGCGMTQKNGLHTLHLQSEDRDMSLSCPSGPAADGPPAVKDPQPSPEPADQFPPEEKRYRSLPPKDPQPSPELADQFPLEEKQYRSLPSKDLEPSPELADQFPLEEKQYRSLPSKDLEPSPELADQFPLEQKQYRSLLPKDPQPSSEPANQFPLEEKQYRSLRLPQSLLEPISDETLPVPPFSEVPTYKPSVPAPPPPNIPAASQSLISSSVPQDGTTLPFPANQSPPQPPPMFVSNVLPTFMQVEAPTMPHQQQTPQHKLPQILAQSPQQITQAFAQSLQQQMPQAVAQSHQQAAQSVAQSPQQHSSQGFTHSLQQVLQGMVQSTQHTAHTLTPSHQQTPASAHSAQYVPQTENQSPQKLQHAFTQSSQQQVPPSVAQSPWHPSLQLVSQSISKHAGGSSQQPLVKPAVSEQDPQRTQVKGDAEEQKLVFDIPSFGPQTLTVPQNTLASQIPKQPPVEQTLFSVVSPKTPDIPAPQKPDAGKGQQPVSPPWKPGFPVEENIGSRVTKWFSQFKPGAGKPGSGQVAQVPGTGMIAQQATSTLGAQGVTGYSPSNEDQLPHPVNTQAAHTSPVVEQLYSRYTKWLSHFQQRSPHAAVSHEPSTAHSSAQALLPQHMAQTPQQVSQQPAYTKDTKQPQAKVPQVSQALQQVNSQSGNGMSMFLPSTLQAAASIQERLTSQISQQPTSIQATQHPQAQVPHVLQQQQTGQVQMFPYSLPSPSQTQTVPQEPSKGQFAQQSQVQVSQKPHSGLLLQHQTGQAHQRQEFGQTPEFHLSYSQTQTVPQYPPKGQLPQQSQSQVTQVHQEPSKVQVPQVPEQQQTGHVQAQQFPDFYSQTQTVPQYPPKGQLPQQSQSQVTQVHQEPSKVQVPQVPEQQQPGHVQAQQFPDFYSQTQTVPQYPPKGQLAQHSQIEIHQEPSKFHQPTKGQLTQPPKGFPDFQLNPSPIVTQAPAKTEVAKFPPFPGIHMEPFRVQYSHPSQNAKGVSQPQKIPEAVQVPKQPTPFYTPVAQSGSQAPPLPQFVSPVSVPQKQDFSENIKGSADSQPSPSPAQLGLLGSPFDQLMGPFAQQPQDQMPQSAVHVQQQAPEVNEGLWDTKWPSKFQQDKTEIPTAPQKHSLAIDWPIPTSNVGQKDVQQQKFPDVNLPVSSQSPTYIEYKYPKPLLHLLASSLLHGPTTHSVAKKPQFPAPATSGLSLPEAQSPSSASKGQQQQVLYTPSTQGQQQQQALYTPSTQGQQHQQVLYTSHGQTNLWN